A window of Streptomyces sp. Je 1-332 genomic DNA:
GGTTCACGTTCGACGTCAAGGCGTTCTCGTTGCTGACCGGGCATCCCACCCGGGAGTCGGTGATGCCCAACGGGCTGCCGGCCGACACCAAGGACCGCGGCGTGCTCGACGAGGTGTGGTCGCTGTTCGCCGCGGGAGTCGAACCGTTGCGGAGAGCTGGGCGGCTCGGGAGCGTGCTGTTCCAGTTCCCACCGTGGTTGCGTCCCGGGGACCGGGCCGAGCGGATCCTGGCGCAGACAGCGCGACGCACCCGCGACTGGCCCGTCTCCGTGGAGTTCCGGCACCCCGACTGGTGGCGTTCCGACCGGGATGCCGCGTCCACTCGCGCACTGCTCGCGGAGTACGGCATGGCCGCCGTAGCCGTGGACATGGCCCAGGGGTTGCCCTCTTCCCTGCCGCCTGTCACACCTGTCAGCACCTCTCGGCTGGCCGTCGTGCGATTCCACGGACGCAGCACGTCGTGGGGGCGGGGGACCAAGGAAGACCGCTTCCGGTACACGTACTCCGAAGATGAACTCACCGCGTGGATACCCCGGTTGCGCGAGCTCGCCGAGCGGGTTGAGCGGGTGCACGTGCTGTTCAACAACTGCTGCGGCCGTGCCTCGGTCGGAGCTGCCGAGCAGATGGACCGTCTGCTGCACGCGGACCGGTCGCGTACGTGACCGGTGGCAGGCCGGCTCGAAGGACGCACCTCACCGGCACGGTCGGCACCGCCATTGGGCCGACAAATGACGGACGCTCACGTCCCGTTGACGTGCGCCGCCCCACCCGCCAGGCTCGGAACGCACGTGCGCACCTCCCGCCCCTCCCCCACCCCTCATGGAGTGCTCTGATGCCCAGACGCACCGCACGGCTCGTCCTATCGCTTGTCATGCTCATTGCCGCCACCCTCGGCGGTGTCATCGCCACCGCCGGAACTGCTCAGGCCGACGGCTGCTACACATGGTCGCGCACCTTGTCCCAAGGGGCCTCGGGCGCCGACGTGACGCAGTTGCAGATCCGGGTAGCGGGTCACGCCGGCAACGGCGGCGTGCTCTCCATCGACGGCGCCTACGGACCGGCGACGACCGCCGCGGTCAAACGGTTCCAGTCGGCCTACGGTCTGGCTGCCGACGGCGTCGCCGGTCCGGCGACCTTCAGCAAGATCTACGCCCTCCAGGACAACGACTGCACACCGATCCACTTCACCTACGCCGAACTCAACACCTGCAACTCCACCTGGGCGGGCGGCGCGGTGAGCGCCACCACCGCGAAGTCCAACGCGTTGCGCACCATGTGGAAACTTGAGGCGCTGCGGCACTCTCTGGGCGACCAGCCCATCCGCGTGACCAGCGGCTTCCGCTCGCACGCCTGTAACGACGCGGTCGGCGGAGCGGCCGGCAGCCGCCACCTGTACGGCGACGCGGCCGACCTCGGCTCCGGCCCGCACTCACTGTGCCGACTCGCTCAGCAGGCCCGCAACCACGGCTTCAACGGAATCCTCGGCCCCGGCTATCCGGGCCACAGCGACCACACCCACCTCGATCACCGCCCCAGCCGCTTCTGGTCGGCGTCGAGCTGCGGCATCTGAACACGCCGGCGGGCGCTCCCGACCTACTCCCCGCTCAGGGAGCGCCTTCCGGTCAACTCCGCCGACTCCGTGACCTGCGAAGCGGCCGTTTCGACGATGGTCTGGACGAAAGCACGCAGCCGCGGGGTGTTCGCCGCGGCCGACCACAGGAGGCCGTACTCCACCGGCGGAGCATCGCTGAAGGGCACGTAGACGATGTCCGGGCGTGAGTAGTAGTGCGCCGCGCGTGCGCAGGTGGGGGAAACCCCTTTGCCCGCGGCGACCATGGTGAGCACCTCCTGCCAGGCGGTGGTCGACGGGCCGCGGGGGATGAGGCGTCCCTGCGGTGTGCGGTGGGGGTAGTGGAGGTCGAGGAAGTACTGGGGCTGGCCGGTGATCGTGATCAGAGGGGCATCCGCGAGATCCTCCACGGACACCGTCTCCCGCTCGGCGAAGGGGTGGCCGGCGGGGACGATCAGCGCGCGAGGCTCGGTGAAGAGGACTGGACCGTTCACGATGTCGGGCTCGTCGATCGGCAACTCGATGAGCTGAAGATCGCGGCTGCCGTCACGCATCGGGCCGAGCGGTTCGAGCAGGGGTGACTCGTAGATGTGAATCCGGCAGTCGGGGTGGCGGGCGCGGAAAGTGTCCGCGGCTGTCACGATGAGATTGCCGCACCACGCGGTGGCATAGCCGATGTGGAGCTCCCCGGTGATCCCCCGCCCGGCGGCGCTCGCGGCGGCCAGCGCCTCCTGGATGTGCTGGTAGCCGACGGCGAGGCCGTCCCTGAGCTGCGCACCGATCGGTGTCAGTTGGACATTGCGGCTGGTGCGCTTGAACAGTTCGGCGCCGATGACGCGTTCCTGCTTCTTGATCGCCTGGCTGACGCGGGCCGGGGTGACGTGCAGTCGGTCAGCCGTGCGGCCGAAATGCAGCTCCTCCGCCAGGGCCAGGAAGATCTCTATCTCCCGCAGCTCCACGCTCCACGCCCCCGCATCATGAACCGCTGTGTTAAGTGCCGTTGCAGGATACGACGTTGATCCGCCTTCCCGCGTTGTCGATGCTTGTCCGTGACGGCAGACGGCGGCGAAGAAGGGCTCAGTGCATGCACATCGCTGCGTAGAGGCTGAGGCGGAGGGGGGCACAGTTCATGGCACTGCCGCACCAGATGCTCCGGATTGGTCGGTCGTGAAGCTCGACGGCCGCGACGGCGTGGTGAGCCAGTTCGCGCCGTGGGTGCCCTCCGTCCGCGCCTGACTGCTCCTCAACTCCCCTGCGGGAGCGCTCGCTGCGGCGAGCGCGTGCTCAGCTGCGCCTGCGAGCGCCTTCCTGGCCCACCTCAGCCACGCGCCGTACTCAACCCTTTGCACCTACAGCCTTCAAACGGAGGGCCTCATGTCCTATGTCATCCCCACACACAGCATCGTGCCCCAACAGGGAGGTGGACACCTGACTGCCATCTCCGCCACCGGGCTGCGCAAGTCCTACGGCGACAAGACCGTACTCGACGGCATCGAGCTCACCGTCCCGGCGGGTACCGTCTTCGCGCTGCTCGGCCCGAACGG
This region includes:
- a CDS encoding DUF72 domain-containing protein, whose product is MGDILVGTCSWTDPALVRSGWFPTGQRDAEGRLRYYAGRFPVVEADASYYALPQERVSRLWVERTPDGFTFDVKAFSLLTGHPTRESVMPNGLPADTKDRGVLDEVWSLFAAGVEPLRRAGRLGSVLFQFPPWLRPGDRAERILAQTARRTRDWPVSVEFRHPDWWRSDRDAASTRALLAEYGMAAVAVDMAQGLPSSLPPVTPVSTSRLAVVRFHGRSTSWGRGTKEDRFRYTYSEDELTAWIPRLRELAERVERVHVLFNNCCGRASVGAAEQMDRLLHADRSRT
- a CDS encoding D-Ala-D-Ala carboxypeptidase family metallohydrolase, coding for MPRRTARLVLSLVMLIAATLGGVIATAGTAQADGCYTWSRTLSQGASGADVTQLQIRVAGHAGNGGVLSIDGAYGPATTAAVKRFQSAYGLAADGVAGPATFSKIYALQDNDCTPIHFTYAELNTCNSTWAGGAVSATTAKSNALRTMWKLEALRHSLGDQPIRVTSGFRSHACNDAVGGAAGSRHLYGDAADLGSGPHSLCRLAQQARNHGFNGILGPGYPGHSDHTHLDHRPSRFWSASSCGI
- a CDS encoding LysR family transcriptional regulator, which translates into the protein MELREIEIFLALAEELHFGRTADRLHVTPARVSQAIKKQERVIGAELFKRTSRNVQLTPIGAQLRDGLAVGYQHIQEALAAASAAGRGITGELHIGYATAWCGNLIVTAADTFRARHPDCRIHIYESPLLEPLGPMRDGSRDLQLIELPIDEPDIVNGPVLFTEPRALIVPAGHPFAERETVSVEDLADAPLITITGQPQYFLDLHYPHRTPQGRLIPRGPSTTAWQEVLTMVAAGKGVSPTCARAAHYYSRPDIVYVPFSDAPPVEYGLLWSAAANTPRLRAFVQTIVETAASQVTESAELTGRRSLSGE